From the Maniola jurtina chromosome Z, ilManJurt1.1, whole genome shotgun sequence genome, one window contains:
- the LOC123880047 gene encoding venom allergen 5-like, producing the protein MYFTQLVFFIFSNFIFQCIVCSVSNNSEKIFDYCSHPDCSLKNQHTMCVAKNKHSPRLFASGMTTWMKYQILQLHNRHRDNIAMGLEAGQPPAANMRKMYWDYELEEMAETWARQCQKRHDECRNTIRFNVIQNMDVRPVVPRVTVAQILADTVGAWFSGSRTLPPEYVWSFKPTNCSAPGGCNAHWYSAAAWASTWRIGCSQALCTVRQSSCILFRKRRTLQAHVGNSTDTITRTTTKENILRRTKYMTTVRSTRLEHFGTTVKRGDGESPLYRGISDLADQGKKAKGPNIMAYIFCNYGPAGNIDGFPIYEPGVTCSNCPYGTLCGVGTHRALCSLVGDPDNKD; encoded by the coding sequence ATGTATTTTACACAGTTAGTTTTCttcatttttagtaattttatatttcaatGTATCGTCTGCAGCGTGAGTAACAACAGCGAGAAGATTTTTGATTACTGTTCTCACCCGGACTGCTCTTTAAAAAATCAACATACGATGTGTGTAGCTAAGAACAAGCATAGTCCACGACTGTTTGCTTCAGGCATGACTACTTGGATGAAATATCAAATACTTCAGCTACATAATCGACACAGAGACAATATTGCCATGGGTTTAGAAGCAGGTCAGCCACCTGCTGCTAATATGCGCAAGATGTACTGGGATTACGAACTTGAGGAAATGGCTGAGACCTGGGCGCGGCAATGTCAAAAACGACATGATGAATGCAGAAACACAATACGGTTTAACGTCATACAAAATATGGATGTGCGACCTGTAGTGCCACGTGTAACAGTGGCTCAAATTTTAGCCGATACTGTGGGTGCGTGGTTTTCAGGGTCTAGAACCTTGCCACCAGAATATGTTTGGTCCTTCAAACCGACCAATTGTAGTGCCCCAGGTGGGTGCAATGCACATTGGTACTCGGCCGCAGCATGGGCTTCGACATGGCGAATAGGTTGCTCGCAGGCTTTATGTACGGTGAGACAGAGTTCTTGCATTTTATTCCGTAAAAGACGAACTTTGCAAGCTCATGTTGGAAATTCTACAGATACAATTACGCGAACTACTACGAAGGAAAACATACTGCGCCGAACTAAGTACATGACCACTGTTAGATCAACACGTCTTGAACACTTTGGGACTACGGTGAAAAGAGGCGATGGCGAATCTCCGTTGTATCGGGGAATTTCGGATTTGGCAGATCAAGGAAAAAAGGCGAAGGGGCCAAATATAATGGCCTACATATTTTGTAACTACGGGCCTGCGGGAAATATTGATGGGTTTCCTATATATGAACCCGGCGTAACTTGCAGCAACTGTCCATATGGCACCTTGTGCGGAGTTGGAACTCATAGAGCATTATGTTCACTTGTAGGTGATCCTGATAATAAAGATTAA